The nucleotide sequence AGCCAAATAAAGTCTCTACAGGCGGTAGCAGCGTAGGCATGGGCCATGCGTCTGCGCCCGTTGTACGCACAGTCTGCAGGTGGATGGACCACACGTCAGCGCGTTACTCATCCATGGTGCTTGGCTGACGAAGTAGTGGATTGCTTATGCTGACACATACCGAACCTGATTAGGCTGCTTGTCTGGGATCAACTCAAACTTGTCCGGGAACTTCTTGAACAGGCGCGTCGAAGTTGCATTTTTCCCAATCAGCTTTGCAGCGTGCAATTGCTGAACAATATCGCCTAGCGGCTGCACTTGTCCCGTCTTGAGCGCGGGTGCAGCCTCTAACACTTGGACCAGCGTGACTTCCCCCTTGCCCCCCGCAGTCGCAGATTTCGGCTGCCCCTTCGTCTTCACGGTCTTTGGAATTGCCGCAGACGCCTTCGCAACGGCAACTTGTTTTACAACGGCTTTCCGTGCAGGCTTCTTCTTGGTCGGAGACGGAGCTTCCATCTCTGCAGCTTGCTTGATCGTGTCTTTGCCGACAAAGATCACTGCGTCATAGGCATGTACCGCCTCAGCGGCCATTTTGGTTCTCTCCGATACA is from Rhodoferax aquaticus and encodes:
- a CDS encoding NYN domain-containing protein — its product is MVIFLIDADNLSSPAWIEEACAGLESTEGTLTVRRAYGSAENLKGLAQTMLGRAIRPFVNLSLSKNTTDVALAVDAMELACQLPKPAVIAIGSGDADFVPLVVRLRERGIRMVCVSERTKMAAEAVHAYDAVIFVGKDTIKQAAEMEAPSPTKKKPARKAVVKQVAVAKASAAIPKTVKTKGQPKSATAGGKGEVTLVQVLEAAPALKTGQVQPLGDIVQQLHAAKLIGKNATSTRLFKKFPDKFELIPDKQPNQVRYVSA